One genomic segment of Natrialbaceae archaeon AArc-T1-2 includes these proteins:
- a CDS encoding DNA-directed RNA polymerase subunit epsilon translates to MSGDGAAPGAKSRRPSDERRRLETRPGAGSLSRVAAQRDATVRRWGVVTPSATVIGRADTPENDLSENVRRLHDEQHAATAGHGARAHRLDRLRTTQAMCNALELTPWQRDVTLGIMDEIDLTEFGSQRAIPKVALVVIRHVVDVDRRRYFGLDDVDVGELSPDRMDELFARYRAHDVTDDPTFEHLAAQHGLDITSLNRLRRVLKAQLEGEPLPAYGRNPNRDPNLPALTDDADSPAADENARE, encoded by the coding sequence ATGAGTGGTGACGGCGCTGCTCCAGGAGCGAAGTCACGACGGCCGTCCGACGAGAGGCGTCGCCTCGAGACGCGTCCTGGGGCAGGGTCGCTCTCTCGCGTGGCTGCCCAACGCGATGCGACGGTTCGCCGGTGGGGCGTCGTCACGCCGAGTGCGACGGTCATCGGCCGGGCGGACACACCGGAGAACGACCTCTCCGAGAACGTCAGACGATTGCACGACGAACAGCACGCGGCGACGGCCGGTCACGGCGCACGCGCACATCGTCTCGACCGGCTGCGAACGACCCAGGCGATGTGCAACGCGTTGGAGCTTACGCCCTGGCAGCGAGACGTCACACTCGGGATCATGGACGAGATCGACCTCACCGAGTTCGGTAGCCAGCGGGCGATCCCGAAGGTCGCGCTCGTGGTGATTCGCCACGTCGTCGACGTCGACCGGCGACGGTACTTCGGGCTGGACGACGTCGACGTCGGCGAGCTCTCGCCCGACCGGATGGACGAGCTGTTCGCCCGCTACCGGGCCCACGACGTCACCGACGACCCGACGTTCGAGCACCTCGCCGCCCAGCACGGCCTCGACATCACCTCCCTCAATCGTCTGCGCCGGGTGCTGAAAGCACAACTCGAGGGCGAGCCGTTGCCGGCGTACGGCCGGAATCCGAACCGCGATCCGAACCTGCCGGCGCTTACCGACGACGCTGATTCTCCGGCTGCGGACGAGAACGCACGCGAGTGA
- the mptA gene encoding GTP cyclohydrolase MptA — protein MSQQLPDVQATAPDVTVGLSQVGVTGVEKLVKIAREEKRPIVLMAEFEVFVDLPSWRKGADMSRNMEVIDEILEEATREEAYRVEDVCGDAAERLLEKHDYTTRAEVAMEAEFVRRERTPETDRETQYSVDLIASATATEEGTREEIGARATGMTVCPCSQGMSVARAKGKLEELDVPEEKISEFLEDVPQPGHSQRGHATLTVESAGDPDVDLNDIIDVARDAMSARIYNLAKRPDEDHMTFDAHDDAKFVEDCVRSMAEGVVAEFDELPDDAVITMKQSNDESIHQHNAHAERVVEMGALREEVTGDLA, from the coding sequence ATGAGTCAGCAACTGCCGGACGTGCAGGCGACCGCACCCGACGTCACCGTCGGGTTGAGCCAGGTCGGCGTCACCGGCGTCGAAAAGCTCGTCAAAATCGCCCGCGAGGAGAAACGCCCCATCGTGTTGATGGCCGAGTTCGAGGTGTTCGTCGATCTGCCCTCCTGGCGAAAGGGGGCGGACATGAGCCGCAACATGGAGGTCATCGACGAGATCTTAGAGGAGGCGACCCGCGAGGAAGCCTACCGGGTCGAGGACGTCTGTGGCGATGCCGCCGAACGACTGCTCGAGAAACACGACTACACCACGCGTGCGGAGGTGGCGATGGAAGCCGAGTTCGTCCGGCGCGAGCGCACGCCCGAAACGGATCGGGAAACCCAGTACAGCGTCGATCTCATCGCCTCGGCGACGGCGACCGAGGAAGGCACCCGCGAGGAGATCGGCGCTCGCGCCACCGGGATGACCGTCTGTCCCTGCTCGCAGGGGATGTCCGTCGCACGAGCGAAAGGGAAACTCGAGGAGCTCGACGTTCCCGAGGAGAAGATCAGCGAGTTCCTCGAGGACGTCCCACAGCCAGGCCACTCCCAGCGCGGCCACGCCACCCTGACCGTCGAATCTGCGGGCGACCCCGACGTCGATTTGAACGATATCATCGACGTCGCCCGCGACGCGATGAGCGCCCGAATCTACAACCTCGCGAAACGGCCAGACGAAGATCACATGACCTTCGACGCCCACGACGACGCGAAGTTCGTCGAAGACTGCGTGCGCTCGATGGCAGAGGGCGTCGTCGCCGAGTTCGACGAGCTGCCAGACGACGCCGTGATCACGATGAAACAGTCGAACGACGAGTCGATCCACCAGCACAACGCTCACGCCGAGCGCGTCGTCGAGATGGGGGCCTTACGCGAGGAAGTAACCGGCGACCTCGCGTAG